The following are encoded together in the Diabrotica undecimpunctata isolate CICGRU chromosome 7, icDiaUnde3, whole genome shotgun sequence genome:
- the RpL11 gene encoding large ribosomal subunit protein uL5, with protein MAPVAKPKDGKDKREVKDKTKNSMRELHIRKLCLNICVGESGDRLTRAAKVLEQLTGQQPVFSKARYTVRSFGIRRNEKIAVHCTVRGAKAEEILERGLKVREYELRRDNFSASGNFGFGIQEHIDLGIKYDPSIGIYGLDFYVVLGRPGFNVAHRRAKTGKVGFSHRLTKEDAMKWFQQKYDGIILASKK; from the exons ATGGCG CCCGTAGCTAAGCCAAAAGATGGAAAAGATAAAAGAGAagttaaagataaaacaaaaaatagtatGCGAGAGTTACATATCCGCAAACTATGCCTTAACATTTGTGTAGGAGAATCTGGTGACAGGCTTACCCGAGCTGCTAAG GTATTGGAACAACTTACAGGACAACAACCTGTATTCTCAAAAGCTAGATATACTGTCAGGTCTTTTGGTATCCGTCGTAACGAAAAAATTGCTGTACACTGCACAGTCAGAGGTGCCAAAGCTGAAGAAATTTTAGAAAGGGGCTTAAAAGTTAGAGAATATGAATTGAGACGTGATAACTTCTCTG CATCCGGTAACTTTGGATTTGGTATTCAGGAACACATCGATCTTGGTATCAAATATGACCCAAGTATAGGTATTTATGGTCTTGACTTTTATGTAGTATTAGGAAGACCAGGATTCAACGTAGCTCACAGGAGAGCAAAGACCGGCAAAGTTGGATTCTCCCACAGATTGACAAAAGAAGATGCCATGAAGTGGTTCCAACAGAAATACGACGGTATAATTTTAGCTAGTAAAAAATAA